In the genome of Maridesulfovibrio bastinii DSM 16055, the window ATCTAAGGAACAGGCTATAATGGCCGCAGAACTAAAAGAATATTTTTACACACATCATAAGTAAACAAGCTCAATATCAGGTAAATTTTCATACACGGCATCATAAGTACTATAAGTTTCCAAGACTTTAACAACTAAAGGATGAGGATCGGGCCAGATTTCAGGTAAATCAGCTTCTTCTTTTAATAAAGTTGTAAAGGCTAGTTGCTCAATCGGAACTTTAAATTGAGCGTCTATACCTATTTTATTGCCACGAGGATCAACCCGATACCAGCCATGCTTTTTTAAATATAGCGCAACAAGACCATGCAGACAAAATGGGGCTCCATCACCTTTAAGACTTAAACGCTGATAGCAAAGTCCGGCAGGAATATTACAAGCCCTGAGGATAGCCACAAGAAGGTGACTTTTAGCATAACAATACCCCGTCCCATAACGAAGGACATCGGAAGCCTTGCAGGTCACTGGATTCATAGAATAATCATAACTATGCCTGATATTGTCTCGAACCCACTCGAAACACCTTTTAGCAATGTCCTCATCATCAATGTGAGATCCCCTGAGATTTTTTGACAGGTCTGCCACACCCTTATCATGAAAGTTAATATACTTTGTATTGTCCAAATACTGTTGCATGAAACTCACTCCAAGATCAATCATGGATATTTTGTAGTAGGAATAATATACTAGGTAAACCAGTTGCACCCCACACACATATCCCCAACAAGAAGCTTAAAAAGATAATGCTTCCTACCATATAACCAGTACGACACAGTAAAAGGTACTTCTACTTTTCCAAAAGTAATTTAACATACCCGGAAAGCTCTTTTTCAGGAATGTGGTCCACTTGTAAAAGTTCCCAATCTGTATAGCCGAGGCCTTGCAGAACTGCACGCTGCTTGCCGAAATATTCTACATCTTCCGTAGTAAAGTAACGCTTCCAATTATTAAATGTTCCTGTTCTAAAAGTATGGGCGTACTTGTCGTCCACAGTTCTGTTTCCAGAAAGTTCCATGTTCAGATAGTTGGACAGAGCTTTGGTATCACCAGTGATATAATCCTCATATTTCAAAATATGGTGATGTACATCTATCCTTTTGCAGAAAGGAAAAAAACCTCCATTAAATGAAGACACTTTCGACATACTGCTAGTTAAGTTCACATGGAAAAGAGAATCAAAAAAATTACACATACTGAGAAAAGAAACCGAAGCCGGATTTTGCTCCTTTTTTTGTAAAAAATTAATCCAGGATGCAAACAGGCTTTTATCAGTGACCATGCGCTTCAAGTCAAAAGGATAATACAAAAGAACACTTATCCAAACATCCCGAGGATCTCTATGTATAATTATGCGTTTATCGAATTTCAGAGGAAAAGCATTATTAATAATCTTAGCAAGTTCCTGCTTTTTATTTACCCAATGATCAAAGACAATTTTGGTCACTGTATGGGCCGCTTCAGGCTTAATTTCAAAAGGCTCAACAGTTGTGGGCTCGAATATATACTCCACTTTTCCAGAGAGAGACTGAAAAATCTCTTGTGAAACAACTGTTGTTCCGGATTTTGATGTCCCAAGAATAAGAATGTTCATTTCTGAAAATCTTCCTTGAATGTATTTTCATCTGGGTATCTAAAAACGCCGCCAA includes:
- a CDS encoding transglutaminase-like domain-containing protein — its product is MQQYLDNTKYINFHDKGVADLSKNLRGSHIDDEDIAKRCFEWVRDNIRHSYDYSMNPVTCKASDVLRYGTGYCYAKSHLLVAILRACNIPAGLCYQRLSLKGDGAPFCLHGLVALYLKKHGWYRVDPRGNKIGIDAQFKVPIEQLAFTTLLKEEADLPEIWPDPHPLVVKVLETYSTYDAVYENLPDIELVYL